A window of Orenia marismortui DSM 5156 contains these coding sequences:
- a CDS encoding transketolase → MSDQKIKKLEEFAHQIRVETLQELKELGFGHIGGSMSIIETLAVLYGEIMQIDPKNPSWEDRDYFVLSKGHAGPALYSTLALKGYFPLEMLKTLNQNATKLPSHPDRLLTIGVDATTGSLGQGISVAVGIALGNKLKSLNNYTYCIVGDGELNEGQCWEAIMFAAHQKLDNFILFIDENKKQLDGRTDDICQTFDFVNKLESFGFLAKRVKGDSIKEIYEKINWAKSQDKPVAIVLDTVKGQGISYFEKMESNHHVRFNDEDIKAIDSFIDQ, encoded by the coding sequence ATGAGTGATCAAAAAATAAAAAAATTAGAGGAGTTTGCTCATCAAATTAGAGTAGAGACTTTGCAGGAGTTAAAGGAGTTAGGTTTTGGTCATATTGGTGGGAGTATGTCAATTATAGAAACCTTAGCTGTATTATATGGTGAGATAATGCAAATTGATCCTAAAAATCCAAGTTGGGAAGATAGAGATTACTTTGTATTATCCAAAGGCCATGCTGGACCAGCTTTATATTCTACTTTGGCTTTAAAAGGATACTTTCCATTAGAAATGTTAAAGACTCTTAATCAAAATGCTACTAAATTACCAAGTCATCCTGATCGCTTATTAACTATTGGAGTTGATGCTACTACTGGTTCTTTAGGACAGGGGATCTCTGTAGCTGTTGGTATTGCTTTAGGTAATAAACTAAAATCTCTAAATAACTATACCTATTGTATAGTAGGAGATGGAGAATTAAATGAAGGGCAATGTTGGGAGGCTATTATGTTTGCAGCCCATCAAAAATTGGATAATTTCATCTTATTTATTGATGAGAATAAAAAACAGCTTGATGGAAGAACAGATGATATATGCCAGACCTTTGATTTTGTCAATAAGCTTGAAAGTTTTGGATTTCTAGCTAAAAGAGTTAAGGGTGATTCAATTAAGGAAATTTATGAAAAGATTAACTGGGCAAAATCACAGGATAAACCTGTTGCTATTGTTTTAGATACGGTTAAAGGACAAGGGATTTCTTACTTTGAAAAGATGGAATCAAATCATCATGTGCGCTTTAATGATGAAGATATTAAGGCAATTGATAGTTTCATAGATCAATAA
- a CDS encoding PTS ascorbate transporter subunit IIC, translating to MLDLLVDILSVPSILVGVIALVGLLLQKKSASDVIKGTLKTILGFIVLGGGAGILVGALNPFGELFQAGFNVQGVVPNNEAIVALALEEYGTATALIMVFGMLANILIARFTRLKYIFLTGHHTFYMACMIAVILVVAGFTGVNLILVGSLTLGLVMAIFPALAQPTMRKITGNDNIAFGHFGTTGYVLSAWVGKLVGKDSRSTEEMDLPKNLGFLRDSSISISLTMGVLYIIVAIASGASYVESNLSDGQNFIVFAILQAITFAAGVFVILQGVRLILAEIVPAFKGISEKLVPDAKPALDCPIVFPYAQNAVLIGFLSSFAAGVVGLFILGQLKWTLILPGVVPHFFCGATAGVFGNATGGRRGAVLGAFSHGLLITALPVMLMPVLGSLGFANTTFSDADFGLVGIILGKMADSLSKGMITSIIVGVVVVIALISIKFKAKQEEITEEI from the coding sequence ATGTTAGATTTATTAGTTGATATTTTAAGTGTGCCATCTATATTAGTAGGTGTAATAGCTTTGGTAGGTTTACTATTGCAAAAGAAATCGGCCTCAGATGTGATTAAAGGAACTTTAAAGACTATATTAGGTTTTATTGTATTAGGTGGTGGGGCTGGAATTCTTGTAGGTGCTCTTAATCCTTTTGGAGAATTATTCCAAGCTGGATTTAATGTTCAAGGAGTTGTACCAAATAATGAGGCGATTGTTGCTTTAGCCTTAGAAGAGTATGGTACTGCTACTGCATTAATTATGGTCTTTGGTATGTTGGCTAATATTTTGATCGCTAGATTTACAAGGTTAAAATATATCTTTTTAACTGGACATCACACCTTTTATATGGCATGTATGATTGCTGTTATTTTAGTAGTGGCTGGATTTACAGGAGTTAATTTAATTTTGGTAGGTTCTTTAACTTTAGGTTTGGTTATGGCTATATTTCCTGCTTTAGCCCAACCAACTATGAGAAAGATAACTGGTAATGACAATATTGCCTTTGGCCATTTTGGCACAACTGGGTATGTATTATCTGCTTGGGTTGGTAAGTTAGTAGGAAAAGACTCAAGATCTACTGAGGAGATGGATTTACCTAAGAACTTAGGATTTTTGCGAGATAGTTCAATCTCTATTTCATTAACAATGGGAGTGTTATATATTATAGTAGCTATTGCTAGTGGAGCAAGTTATGTTGAAAGTAATCTAAGTGACGGACAGAACTTTATTGTCTTTGCAATCTTGCAAGCAATAACCTTTGCAGCAGGGGTATTTGTAATCCTACAAGGTGTAAGACTTATTTTAGCAGAAATTGTACCAGCCTTTAAGGGTATTTCTGAGAAATTAGTTCCTGATGCTAAGCCTGCTCTAGATTGTCCAATTGTATTTCCATATGCTCAAAATGCTGTATTAATTGGATTTTTATCCAGTTTTGCTGCTGGAGTTGTAGGATTATTTATCTTAGGTCAACTAAAATGGACTTTAATCTTGCCAGGGGTGGTACCTCACTTCTTCTGTGGAGCTACAGCAGGTGTATTTGGTAATGCAACAGGGGGTAGAAGAGGAGCGGTTTTAGGAGCCTTCTCTCATGGTTTATTAATTACTGCACTACCAGTAATGTTGATGCCTGTACTAGGAAGCTTAGGTTTTGCTAATACTACATTTTCTGATGCTGACTTTGGCTTAGTTGGAATTATCTTAGGGAAGATGGCAGATTCCTTAAGTAAAGGTATGATAACAAGTATAATTGTTGGAGTAGTTGTTGTTATTGCTTTAATTTCTATAAAATTCAAAGCTAAGCAGGAGGAAATCACAGAGGAAATTTAG
- a CDS encoding PTS sugar transporter subunit IIB, with translation MKILAVCGSGLGSSFMLEMNIKDVLTEIGIEAEVDHSDLASATQDVADWFVMGKDIANSAPHLNNVISLDSIIDKEELKQKLEETLVD, from the coding sequence ATGAAAATATTAGCAGTCTGTGGTTCAGGATTAGGTAGTAGCTTTATGTTGGAGATGAATATTAAAGATGTTTTAACAGAGATAGGTATTGAAGCAGAAGTAGATCATTCAGATCTGGCATCAGCTACTCAAGATGTGGCAGATTGGTTTGTTATGGGCAAGGATATTGCCAATAGTGCACCACATCTTAATAATGTAATATCATTAGATAGTATTATTGATAAAGAGGAGTTAAAGCAGAAGTTAGAAGAGACTTTAGTTGACTAA
- a CDS encoding PTS sugar transporter subunit IIA — protein sequence MKMLLELLSQERIATKVRAENWRDLTRKTGNMLLKDDLIKSEYIDAMIKSIEVNGPYIVIAKGVAILHARPEDGVKDLGMSLVTLDTPVEFGHETNDPVKIAFAFCALDRDRHLGALSELMRVLMRENAVDQIFDKTTSLEVFKYIKESITK from the coding sequence ATGAAGATGTTATTAGAGCTATTATCTCAAGAACGTATAGCCACTAAAGTTCGAGCAGAAAATTGGCGTGATCTTACTAGAAAAACTGGAAATATGCTTTTAAAAGATGATCTGATTAAAAGTGAATATATAGATGCAATGATTAAGTCGATAGAGGTTAATGGCCCCTATATTGTAATAGCAAAAGGGGTAGCAATTTTACATGCTAGGCCTGAAGATGGAGTTAAGGATTTGGGAATGAGTTTAGTTACCCTGGATACTCCAGTTGAATTTGGGCATGAAACTAATGATCCTGTAAAAATAGCTTTTGCTTTTTGTGCCTTGGATAGAGATAGGCATTTGGGTGCTTTATCAGAATTAATGAGAGTTTTGATGAGGGAGAATGCTGTTGATCAAATCTTTGATAAGACTACTTCACTAGAAGTATTTAAGTATATAAAAGAATCTATTACTAAATAA
- a CDS encoding DUF3343 domain-containing protein, whose product MIEEYNLLVFNSTHHSLQAEKFLKANGYKIMMIPILPEISADCGMAIKTEVKDVEITSLLEDNKIEFAAFYHVLKEGLEKRIKKISK is encoded by the coding sequence TTGATAGAAGAGTATAATTTATTGGTCTTTAATTCAACACACCACTCCTTACAAGCTGAAAAGTTTCTTAAAGCTAATGGATATAAGATCATGATGATTCCTATTTTACCTGAGATTAGTGCAGATTGTGGGATGGCTATTAAAACAGAGGTTAAGGATGTTGAAATAACTTCTCTGCTAGAGGATAATAAGATTGAATTTGCTGCTTTTTATCATGTGCTAAAAGAAGGTTTAGAAAAACGGATTAAAAAGATTAGCAAGTAG
- the selD gene encoding selenide, water dikinase SelD codes for MKVTEKIKLTQYSTTSGUAAKMGPEALSQVLRQIDFIAEDDNLLVGLDKSDDAIAYQLNDQQIIVQSVDFFTPIVDDPYLFGQIAAANALSDIYAMGAKPILAMNIVGFPSCLDDAILRDILQGGADKVAEAGAIIAGGHTIQDDEPKYGLSVTGVAEKGQLLTNSNAQVGDKLILTKALGMGIMSTAIKGGLATGGIDNPVIKSMTTLNNKALEPMQKLKVNACTDITGFGLLGHVWELAAGSKVGIEIFSAELPIFEGIIDYAEMGLVPEGAYSNRQYLKDKIKFDANIKKSLIDILFDPQTSGGLLISVPADKAADLLIELYTLGVDKATVIGEVIDEEGIIRVR; via the coding sequence ATGAAGGTGACTGAAAAAATTAAATTAACACAATATAGTACTACTTCTGGTTGAGCAGCAAAAATGGGCCCTGAGGCTCTGTCGCAAGTTTTGCGACAAATAGATTTTATTGCAGAAGATGATAATTTATTAGTTGGTTTAGATAAGTCTGATGATGCTATTGCTTACCAATTAAATGATCAGCAGATTATTGTTCAATCAGTAGATTTTTTTACTCCAATAGTTGATGATCCTTATCTCTTTGGTCAGATTGCTGCTGCTAATGCTTTAAGTGATATTTATGCAATGGGTGCTAAGCCCATATTAGCAATGAATATAGTAGGATTTCCTTCATGCTTAGATGATGCAATCTTAAGGGATATTTTACAGGGTGGAGCAGATAAGGTAGCAGAGGCTGGTGCAATCATAGCAGGAGGACATACTATTCAAGATGATGAACCTAAGTATGGTTTATCTGTGACAGGAGTAGCAGAGAAGGGGCAATTACTTACTAACTCTAATGCCCAAGTGGGAGATAAACTAATTTTAACTAAAGCTTTAGGAATGGGGATTATGTCTACTGCTATTAAAGGTGGATTAGCTACTGGTGGGATTGATAATCCAGTAATTAAGTCTATGACTACCTTAAATAATAAGGCTCTAGAGCCAATGCAAAAGCTTAAGGTTAATGCTTGTACTGATATTACTGGCTTTGGGCTATTAGGACATGTATGGGAGTTAGCTGCAGGAAGTAAGGTGGGAATTGAGATTTTTTCCGCTGAATTACCTATCTTTGAGGGAATTATTGATTATGCAGAGATGGGATTAGTACCTGAGGGTGCTTACAGTAATCGACAATATTTAAAGGATAAGATTAAGTTTGATGCTAATATTAAAAAGAGTTTAATTGATATTCTTTTTGATCCTCAAACTTCAGGAGGACTATTAATTTCAGTCCCAGCAGATAAAGCTGCTGACTTATTAATTGAACTTTATACTTTAGGAGTAGATAAGGCAACAGTGATAGGTGAAGTTATAGATGAAGAAGGAATTATTAGAGTTAGATAG
- the yedF gene encoding sulfurtransferase-like selenium metabolism protein YedF, which yields MKKIDARGLACPKPVIETKKALEDYSKVVVTVDNKVAADNVSKLATKLGAQVSVLEEEREFILTIIQNGDHSQESNTDKLGKVYFIKSDTLGEGEQELGEVLMKGFIATLLEVNPLPDKIIFINSGVKVPTLNAEAKENLHKLEQQGVKVLSCGTCLEYYGLKDKLQLGNISNMYEILDSLNMGDVVEV from the coding sequence GAGACTAAAAAGGCACTAGAAGATTATTCAAAGGTAGTTGTAACTGTAGATAATAAAGTAGCAGCTGATAATGTAAGTAAGTTAGCTACAAAGTTGGGTGCTCAGGTAAGTGTTTTAGAAGAGGAAAGAGAATTCATCTTAACAATTATTCAAAATGGAGATCATAGTCAAGAAAGTAATACTGATAAGCTAGGAAAAGTTTATTTTATTAAATCAGATACCTTAGGAGAAGGGGAGCAAGAGCTGGGAGAGGTATTAATGAAGGGATTTATTGCTACTTTGCTAGAGGTTAATCCTTTGCCAGATAAGATTATATTTATAAATTCTGGGGTTAAAGTTCCTACACTTAATGCAGAAGCTAAAGAAAATTTACATAAATTAGAGCAACAAGGAGTTAAAGTTCTTTCTTGTGGAACTTGCTTAGAGTATTATGGCTTGAAGGATAAATTGCAGCTAGGGAATATTAGTAATATGTATGAGATCTTAGATAGTTTAAATATGGGAGATGTAGTAGAAGTATAA